In Flavobacterium okayamense, a single window of DNA contains:
- the lon gene encoding endopeptidase La, whose translation MPNSKIITIDNLSLQEMNQDAELIPLLTPEDEEEMNNESLPNDLPILSLRNTVLFPGVVIPITAGRDKSIKLINDANASGKVIGVVAQKDEAVEEPTANDVYHIGTVARIIRVLKMPDGNTTVILQGKKRFAIDKFTQEEPYLKATIKEVPEIRPEKDDKEFSTIIDSIKELAIEIIKESPNIPTEATFAIKNIESNPFLVNFVSSNMNLLVKEKQELLSVNNLKERALETLRFMNLELQKLELKNDIQSKVRFDLDQQQREYFLQQQMKTIQEELGGVSHEAEIEEMRAKAKTKKWNEKVAQHFEKEVSKLQRTNPNSPDFGIQRNYLELFLELPWDEYTKDNFDLKRAQKILDKAHYGLEDVKKRIVEHLAVLKLRNDMKSPILCLYGPPGVGKTSIGKSIAEALGREYVRMSLGGLRDEAEIRGHRKTYIGAMPGRILQSIKKAKTSNPVFVLDEIDKLSSSHNGDPSSALLEVLDPEQNSEFHDNFLELGYDLSKVMFIATSNSLSTIQPALLDRMEVINMSGYTIEEKVEIAKQHLLPKQLKEHGLTDKDLTIGKKQLEKIVTGYTRESGVRGLEKKIAQMVRHAAKSIAMEEDYNVKVTDEDIVEVLKAPKLERDKYENNDSAGVVTGLAWTRVGGDILFIESTISKGNGKMTMTGSLGNVMKESVTIALEYIKSNTEILGIKPEVLETHNIHIHVPEGATPKDGPSAGIAMLTSMVSSFTQKRVKKSLAMTGEITLRGKVLPVGGIKEKILAAKRANIKEIILCSENKRDIDEIKSEYLKGLTFHYVDTMKEVIDIAIINQKVKNAKKL comes from the coding sequence ATGCCAAATTCAAAAATAATTACTATTGACAATTTGTCACTACAAGAAATGAATCAAGATGCAGAGTTAATTCCATTATTAACTCCCGAAGATGAAGAGGAAATGAATAATGAATCGTTGCCAAATGATTTACCTATTCTTTCTTTACGTAATACTGTTTTATTTCCTGGTGTTGTAATTCCTATTACAGCAGGTAGAGATAAATCTATAAAATTAATAAATGATGCCAATGCTTCAGGAAAAGTAATTGGAGTTGTTGCACAAAAAGATGAAGCTGTTGAAGAACCAACAGCTAACGATGTTTATCATATTGGAACTGTTGCTCGAATTATTCGAGTTTTAAAAATGCCAGATGGAAATACAACTGTTATTCTTCAGGGAAAAAAACGTTTTGCAATTGATAAATTTACACAAGAAGAACCTTATTTAAAAGCTACTATTAAGGAAGTTCCTGAAATCCGCCCTGAAAAAGATGATAAAGAATTTTCAACTATAATTGATTCAATTAAAGAGCTTGCTATTGAAATTATTAAGGAAAGTCCAAATATTCCAACAGAAGCTACTTTTGCAATTAAAAATATTGAAAGTAATCCGTTTTTAGTAAATTTTGTTTCTTCTAATATGAATTTATTGGTAAAAGAGAAACAAGAGCTTTTATCAGTAAATAACTTAAAAGAAAGAGCCCTTGAGACTTTACGTTTCATGAATTTAGAGCTTCAAAAATTAGAGCTTAAAAACGACATTCAATCTAAAGTTCGTTTTGATTTAGATCAACAGCAACGCGAGTATTTCTTACAGCAACAAATGAAAACTATTCAAGAAGAATTGGGTGGTGTTTCACATGAAGCTGAAATTGAAGAAATGAGAGCTAAAGCCAAAACGAAAAAATGGAATGAAAAAGTAGCTCAACATTTTGAAAAAGAAGTTTCAAAATTACAACGAACAAATCCAAATTCTCCCGATTTTGGAATTCAAAGAAATTATTTAGAATTGTTTTTAGAATTACCTTGGGATGAATATACAAAAGATAATTTCGATTTAAAACGGGCACAAAAAATATTAGATAAGGCTCACTATGGTTTAGAAGATGTTAAGAAACGAATTGTTGAACATTTAGCGGTTCTTAAACTACGTAATGATATGAAATCTCCAATTTTATGTTTGTACGGGCCTCCAGGTGTTGGTAAAACATCAATTGGAAAATCAATTGCTGAAGCACTTGGAAGAGAATACGTTCGTATGTCTTTAGGTGGTTTACGTGATGAAGCAGAAATTAGAGGACATCGTAAAACTTATATTGGTGCAATGCCAGGAAGAATTTTACAATCTATAAAAAAAGCGAAGACATCTAACCCAGTATTTGTTTTAGATGAAATTGATAAATTATCATCTAGTCATAATGGTGATCCGTCTTCTGCATTGTTAGAGGTTTTAGATCCTGAACAAAATTCAGAGTTTCATGATAATTTTCTTGAATTAGGTTACGATTTATCGAAAGTAATGTTCATAGCGACTTCAAATAGTCTTTCAACTATTCAACCTGCATTATTAGACAGAATGGAAGTTATAAATATGTCGGGTTACACAATTGAAGAAAAGGTTGAAATTGCTAAACAACATTTGTTGCCTAAACAATTAAAAGAGCACGGATTAACTGATAAAGATTTAACTATTGGAAAGAAACAACTTGAAAAAATTGTAACAGGTTATACAAGAGAATCTGGTGTTCGTGGTTTAGAAAAGAAAATAGCACAAATGGTACGTCACGCTGCTAAGTCTATTGCCATGGAAGAAGACTACAATGTAAAAGTTACAGATGAAGATATTGTAGAAGTTTTAAAAGCACCTAAATTAGAGCGTGATAAATATGAAAATAATGATTCTGCTGGTGTTGTTACAGGATTAGCTTGGACAAGGGTAGGTGGAGATATTTTATTTATCGAATCTACCATTTCTAAAGGTAATGGGAAAATGACCATGACGGGAAGTCTAGGAAATGTAATGAAAGAGTCTGTAACTATTGCATTAGAATATATTAAATCGAATACAGAAATTTTAGGAATTAAGCCAGAAGTTTTAGAAACACATAATATTCATATTCATGTTCCTGAAGGTGCTACACCGAAAGATGGCCCTAGTGCTGGTATTGCGATGTTAACTTCAATGGTTTCTAGTTTTACACAAAAGCGTGTGAAAAAATCGTTGGCAATGACAGGAGAAATTACGCTTAGAGGTAAAGTTTTACCTGTTGGTGGAATCAAAGAAAAGATTTTGGCTGCAAAAAGAGCAAATATTAAAGAAATTATATTATGCTCTGAAAATAAACGTGATATTGATGAAATAAAATCGGAATATTTAAAAGGATTAACGTTTCATTATGTTGATACAATGAAAGAAGTAATTGATATAGCAATTATAAATCAGAAAGTTAAAAATGCTAAGAAATTATAA
- a CDS encoding DUF6252 family protein has protein sequence MKKINLVLSVFAILFFAACSDVEPLDPSLLSNSGNNSGGNNGGGSGSGGNGGGSGGSSGSSVFKADFDGQTWNANTTQAIVNSSYIALTGIHLNGSFFQITIPNGTVGTYTWANSSPNNPMAVTYSPGSGQTSFLSLSNSQASGTGYVGYTDTAEIVISSINTTNNTISGTFKFTGVRFDSTLTNTETKVFTNGVFNLSYTANNTSPGNNSFFCKVDGADYNPTNVDGYITGSQISLIGRRGAVETISLTLNQTISPGTYPLDDLPLGNNNIGMYNLDNTGNIFGADPGTVTITTHNTSSKRIVGTFEFTATSFLTSGSYQITNGSFDIIYQ, from the coding sequence ATGAAAAAAATAAATTTAGTTTTATCTGTTTTTGCAATTTTATTTTTTGCAGCATGTAGTGATGTTGAACCTTTAGATCCATCATTACTGTCAAATTCGGGAAATAACTCAGGTGGAAATAATGGTGGAGGTTCTGGTTCTGGAGGGAACGGTGGAGGTTCTGGTGGTAGTTCTGGATCAAGTGTTTTTAAAGCAGATTTTGATGGACAAACTTGGAATGCAAACACTACGCAAGCTATTGTAAATTCGAGTTATATTGCATTGACAGGAATACATTTAAATGGTAGTTTTTTTCAAATTACAATTCCAAATGGTACAGTAGGGACATACACTTGGGCTAATTCATCGCCAAATAATCCAATGGCGGTTACTTATTCTCCAGGTAGTGGACAAACATCTTTTTTAAGTTTGAGCAATTCACAAGCCAGTGGTACAGGTTATGTTGGATATACAGATACTGCTGAAATAGTTATTTCTTCTATAAACACTACAAATAATACAATTTCTGGAACTTTTAAATTTACAGGAGTTAGATTTGATAGTACTTTAACAAATACAGAAACAAAAGTTTTCACAAACGGAGTGTTTAATTTAAGCTATACTGCTAATAATACTTCACCAGGAAATAATAGTTTTTTTTGTAAGGTTGATGGTGCTGATTATAACCCAACAAATGTTGATGGTTATATAACAGGTAGTCAAATATCACTTATTGGAAGAAGAGGTGCTGTAGAAACAATTAGTTTAACCTTAAATCAAACAATTTCACCAGGCACATATCCTTTAGATGATTTACCTTTAGGGAATAATAATATAGGAATGTATAATTTAGATAATACAGGAAATATTTTTGGAGCTGATCCAGGTACAGTAACAATTACAACTCATAACACAAGTTCAAAACGCATTGTTGGAACTTTTGAGTTTACTGCTACAAGCTTTTTGACTTCTGGAAGTTATCAAATAACTAATGGAAGTTTTGATATAATTTATCAATAA
- a CDS encoding MFS transporter: MILLEKGSLKLRNAWAFYDWANSVYALVISSSIFPLYYGFLFPKDNPTINFLGFDVKNTALISFVTAFAFLTVAILSPLLSGIADYMGNKKCFMQFFCYLGALSCIGMYWFTADNIYFGILCFYLGLIGFWGSLVFYNSYLPDIAYSEQQDKLSAKGYSLGYAGSVLLLLICLYFVFTASSEESRLQAMRISFVLTGVWWLLFSQYSFYYLPKGNKKGDKISRDVILNGFKELLKVQKELFHKIALKRYLGAFFVYSMAVQTVMLVATYFGEQEINWKNDSEKVLGLIISILLIQIIAIFGALLTSKLSEKIGNIKSLIIINIIWVFICIVAYFIYEPIHFYLTAGFVGLVMGGIQSLSRSTYSKLLPETNDTTSYFSFYDVAEKIGIVIGMLIYGMIDQITGSMRNSIVFLTLFFVVGIILLLRVPKK, encoded by the coding sequence ATGATTCTATTAGAAAAAGGTAGTTTAAAGCTTCGCAATGCATGGGCTTTTTACGATTGGGCAAATTCTGTTTATGCTCTTGTAATTTCGTCATCAATTTTTCCGCTTTATTATGGTTTTTTATTTCCAAAGGATAACCCTACAATTAATTTTTTGGGATTTGATGTAAAGAATACGGCTTTAATAAGTTTTGTTACAGCATTTGCATTTTTAACGGTGGCAATTTTATCCCCATTATTATCAGGGATTGCTGATTATATGGGAAATAAGAAGTGCTTTATGCAGTTTTTTTGTTATTTAGGAGCATTATCTTGTATAGGAATGTATTGGTTTACAGCTGATAACATTTACTTTGGAATTTTATGTTTTTATTTAGGATTAATTGGTTTTTGGGGAAGTTTAGTTTTTTATAATTCTTATCTACCAGATATTGCTTATTCAGAACAACAAGACAAATTAAGTGCAAAAGGATATTCGCTAGGATATGCAGGAAGTGTTTTACTTCTTCTCATATGTTTGTATTTTGTGTTCACTGCCTCATCAGAAGAATCAAGGTTGCAAGCAATGAGAATTTCATTTGTTTTGACTGGAGTTTGGTGGTTACTATTTAGCCAATATTCCTTTTATTATCTACCTAAAGGTAATAAAAAAGGAGATAAGATTTCTCGAGATGTAATTTTGAATGGTTTTAAAGAATTACTTAAAGTTCAAAAAGAATTATTCCATAAAATTGCTTTAAAAAGATATTTAGGAGCATTTTTTGTTTATAGTATGGCAGTGCAAACAGTAATGCTAGTTGCAACTTATTTTGGCGAGCAAGAAATTAATTGGAAAAACGATAGTGAAAAGGTGCTAGGACTAATAATTAGTATTTTGTTAATTCAGATTATAGCGATTTTTGGTGCGTTGTTAACCTCTAAATTGTCTGAAAAAATTGGAAATATTAAATCGTTGATAATAATTAATATAATATGGGTTTTTATATGTATAGTAGCCTATTTTATTTATGAACCTATTCATTTTTATTTAACAGCTGGATTTGTTGGGTTGGTAATGGGAGGAATCCAATCATTATCTCGTTCAACGTATTCAAAATTATTGCCAGAAACTAATGATACAACTTCGTATTTTAGTTTTTATGATGTTGCAGAAAAAATTGGAATTGTAATTGGAATGTTAATCTATGGAATGATTGACCAAATTACTGGTTCTATGAGAAATTCAATAGTGTTTTTAACATTGTTTTTCGTTGTAGGAATTATTTTATTATTGCGCGTACCAAAGAAATAA
- a CDS encoding M48 family metallopeptidase, protein MNVKVRIILGLMLALVLSCAKNPFTGKSTMALVPNSQIFPMAFQQYDQFLNENKVITGTSDAKKIETIGMKIKTAAERWLNANGHADYLNGYEWEYKLVQSDELNAWCMPGGKIVFYTGILPICKDDAGIAAVMGHEVAHALANHGQQRMSAGLVQQIGAVGTQVAVGNKDPQTQALVMQAYGVGSQVGGMLPFSRSHESEADMIGLTLMAIAGYNPENAVSLWERMSAQSNGQAPPEILSTHPSNQTRIQKLTELVPQAKAEAAKFGVTFK, encoded by the coding sequence ATGAATGTAAAAGTTAGAATTATACTAGGGCTAATGTTAGCATTGGTTTTATCATGTGCTAAAAACCCTTTTACAGGTAAAAGTACTATGGCTTTGGTGCCTAATAGTCAAATTTTTCCAATGGCATTTCAACAATATGATCAGTTTCTGAATGAAAATAAAGTAATAACAGGAACATCTGACGCAAAAAAAATTGAAACTATTGGTATGAAAATTAAGACTGCTGCTGAAAGATGGTTAAATGCAAATGGTCATGCAGATTATTTAAACGGTTATGAATGGGAATACAAATTAGTACAAAGTGATGAATTAAATGCATGGTGTATGCCAGGTGGTAAAATTGTTTTCTACACAGGGATTTTGCCTATTTGTAAAGATGATGCTGGAATTGCAGCTGTAATGGGACATGAAGTTGCTCATGCTTTAGCAAATCATGGTCAACAAAGAATGAGTGCTGGATTAGTTCAGCAAATAGGTGCTGTTGGAACGCAAGTGGCTGTTGGTAATAAAGATCCACAAACTCAAGCTTTAGTAATGCAAGCCTATGGGGTAGGTAGTCAAGTTGGAGGTATGCTGCCTTTTTCTAGATCACATGAAAGTGAAGCCGATATGATAGGATTAACATTAATGGCGATTGCAGGATATAATCCCGAAAATGCTGTTTCACTTTGGGAAAGAATGTCTGCACAATCTAACGGACAAGCTCCACCTGAAATTTTAAGTACACACCCAAGTAATCAAACTAGAATTCAAAAATTAACTGAATTAGTGCCTCAAGCAAAAGCGGAAGCTGCTAAATTTGGTGTTACTTTTAAGTAA
- a CDS encoding alpha/beta fold hydrolase: MSKKKNISSDNIPKTIIYTAKALQFISTDLAVKFAKKLFTTPIKHKLPKRELEMETNSIQEFIKLPSLSKKIRIYHYGCSNKKVLLVHGWSGRGTQLVKIAEKLLELGYSTISFDAPAHGKSPGNSTLMTEFIASILELEKKFGPFEYIVGHSLGGMSTLNAIKQGLKVKKAVIIGSGDSVNDILQDFVSKLELNKNIAIKMRDSFEKEYQMDMESFSAYVAAKEVKVPVLVVHDKLDKDVPYSASENIHKHLENSELLLTEDLGHRKILGDKEVIIKIVDFISK, encoded by the coding sequence ATGTCAAAAAAGAAAAATATATCTTCTGATAATATTCCAAAAACAATAATATATACCGCAAAAGCACTTCAATTTATATCTACTGATTTAGCCGTAAAATTTGCTAAAAAACTTTTTACAACTCCCATAAAACATAAACTCCCGAAAAGAGAATTAGAGATGGAAACCAATTCAATTCAAGAATTTATTAAATTACCATCATTAAGTAAAAAAATAAGAATATACCATTATGGTTGTAGTAATAAAAAGGTTTTATTAGTACATGGATGGTCAGGAAGAGGAACACAATTAGTTAAAATTGCTGAGAAATTACTTGAATTAGGTTATAGTACAATTAGTTTTGATGCACCAGCACATGGAAAATCTCCAGGAAATAGTACTTTAATGACTGAATTTATCGCAAGTATACTTGAACTGGAAAAGAAATTTGGACCATTTGAGTACATTGTTGGTCATTCCTTAGGTGGAATGTCAACATTGAACGCCATTAAACAAGGATTAAAAGTTAAAAAGGCAGTAATAATAGGTAGCGGAGATAGTGTTAACGATATTCTCCAAGATTTTGTCTCAAAATTAGAATTGAATAAGAATATAGCTATTAAAATGAGAGATTCTTTTGAAAAAGAATACCAAATGGATATGGAAAGCTTTTCAGCTTATGTCGCAGCAAAAGAGGTTAAAGTTCCAGTATTAGTTGTCCATGATAAACTAGATAAAGATGTTCCTTATTCTGCTTCTGAAAACATTCACAAACATTTAGAAAATAGCGAATTACTTCTGACTGAAGATTTAGGTCATCGTAAAATATTAGGAGATAAAGAAGTTATTATTAAGATAGTTGATTTTATTTCTAAATAA